From Topomyia yanbarensis strain Yona2022 chromosome 1, ASM3024719v1, whole genome shotgun sequence, one genomic window encodes:
- the LOC131675911 gene encoding uncharacterized protein LOC131675911 has protein sequence MTQLADGTEVVIKPHPTLNMCRCVISSFDLLEVDDEEIKENLENQGVIEIRRIKKRVNEQPVTTSTIILTFGKTTYPVTRVATRPYYPTPMLCYSCFRYGHPRTRCPGPARCSKCSGIHTEDQCTNQSYCINCKEDHRPSDRQFPKFQKEMEIIRIKIEHNLSFPEARKRMEGSSRSYAQVTSQKKTPILGIKIETINATSSRKTTDDRITELLEEMNKKIQEIAKLEQLVNKLKTYIKENLAGSSSKRPTNQTATTPKTPITPVKPTNQTIPTTNSKRPRTDTESKTVETESFSGQTILPANTKHKPNNQTPKATDVEIERMDTMCETSNIPIDISDD, from the coding sequence ATGACACAGCTAGCGGATGGGACCGAAGTAGTTATTAAACCCCACCCAACTCTCAATATGTGCCGCTGTGTAATCTCTTCCTTTGACTTGCTAGAAGTTGACGATGAGGAAATTAAGGAAAATCTAGAAAACCAAGGAGTAATAGAGATTAGACGCATTAAAAAACGAGTGAACGAGCAACCAGTGACCACATCGACTATTATATTGACATTTGGCAAAACGACTTATCCAGTTACTCGAGTAGCAACTCGCCCCTACTATCCTACCCCGATGTTATGCTACAGCTGTTTCCGGTATGGGCACCCCAGGACACGATGTCCCGGTCCAGCACGCTGTAGTAAATGCTCAGGAATCCACACCGAAGACCAATGCACTAACCAGTCCTACTGTATCAATTGCAAAGAAGACCACCGACCAAGCGATCGTCAATTCCCCAAATTCCAAAAGGAAATGGAAATAATTCGGATCAAGATTGAACATAACCTGTCATTCCCAGAGGCCAGAAAGCGAATGGAAGGGTCCAGTAGAAGCTACGCTCAGGTCACCTCGCAAAAGAAAACTCCGATACTCGGTATCAAAATTGAAACAATCAACGCTACTTCTAGCAGGAAGACAACGGATGATCGGATTACCGAGCTGCTAGAAgagatgaacaaaaaaatccagGAAATTGCCAAACTCGAACAACTAGTCAACAAATTGAAAACCTACATCAAGGAAAATTTAGCAGGTTCTTCAAGCAAGAGACCAACAAACCAAACAGCTACAACACCAAAAACACCTATTACCCCGGTAAAACCAACTAATCAGACCATCCCCACTACAAACTCGAAACGCCCTCGCACCGACACTGAGTCGAAAACTGTAGAGACAGAATCCTTTAGCGGGCAAACGATCCTCCCAGCAAACACTAAACACAAGCCGAACAACCAAACACCAAAGGCAACCGATGTCGAAATAGAAAGAATGGACACCATGTGTGAGACCTCCAATATCCCAATAGACATATCCGATGATTAA